TTTCAACTCGGGCGAGTGGCAGGCCATTCACTGGGGGAGGATTTTCGACGGCACCGCGGTGTTTACGGACGTGGGCTCCGATATAGTTTATCTTCCCGCACTGTATTTGAATGAAGAGATTGAACCGTTTGGCCCGCCGTTCGTGCTCGAAAAGAACACCGGCAAGGTCATAACACTCGAGGCGTCCGGGTTAAATTCAATGGTGAAACTAACCGGCACGACTCAGCGTAAACAGGAAATCTCGACCGATGGAGTCGCGAAATCATCGCTGGCGGACGGTAAAGAATATGAATTTTTTGTGTGGCAAGACGGCTGGCAGTCACTGGGTACAGCTACTGCGGGTGATGAACCTCTCGGCTTCGAAAATGTACCGCAGGGAGGACTGTATTGGCTGGTTGCCGATGACTCCGATCGGGAAGAACGCATTTTCACGATTGATGATAGTATTCAAGTCTGGTGGTAGAGTAAGAAACTAACGGATATGAGTCAGATGTTTGAACCTGTTGAAAAAGAACGCAAGGACTACACCGAAGGTTCAATTACAAGTTCCATTGTAAAAATGGGACTGCCGTCGATGTTCGGTTTCCTCAGCCAGAACATTTATTCCCTCGTTGACACTTTCTGGGTATCGCGACTTCCGGAGAAAGAATCCGGCGTGGCGGCTGTGACATTCTTTGCCACCATATTGTGGCTTTTCTTTTCGTTCAACCAGCTCGTCGGCCCGGGCTCGGTAGCCATCATTTCGCGACGTTATGGAGAAAAGGACTATGATAACGCCGAGAAGGCAATTAAAGAGACTCTATTTCTCAAGCTTTTCTTCGGGATTCTGTTCGGCATAGTCGGCTATTTCTTTGTCGACAGGATGCTCTTGTTGATGGGGGCGGAAGGGCTTGCCCTCACCGAGGGTATAGCGTATGGACAGGTGATGTTTATCGGTATGCCCATTATGTTTGCTACCTATTCGATTTACACCGCCATGCGAGGGGTGGCCAATCCGCAAATGGCCATGTACCTGATGATTGCCTCTAACCTGATGAACCTGATTCTCGACCCGATTATTATGTTCGGCTATTTCGGATTGCCGGCCCTAGGGATTCGTGGCGCCGCCATAGCATCGGTAGCAAGCTTTACCCTCACCCTGGCCGTCGGGCTACTGTTTTTCTATGGTGACTTCACAAATGTGAGGCTCCACTTACGGGGGAAGGTGGCTATGTCGGCGCAATCGATGTGGAAGATGGTCAAGATAGGCGTTCCGGCCTGGTTTGGTGATATGTCGTTCTCGGGGGCACGGTTGGTAATAACTCCGCTGATAGCGGCATTCGGCACCAAAGTGGTTGCGGCCTATGGCGTCGGTAATCAGGTGACACACTTCGGTATCATGATCCTGGTCGGTATCGGGTTGGGGTTGTCTTCTTTGATCGGGCACAACCTGGGCGGAAAGAAATTCGAGCGAGCCAAGAAAACGGCGGATCAGTCGATACTTCTGGGCACAGCCATAATGCTGGTCTTCGGCATACTGAATTTCGTTTTTGCGGAGTCGGTGATGAGACTCTTTTTCGAGTCGGATGATACGGTGCGATATGGAGTAATCATGCTCAGAATCTTCGCCATAAGTTTTCCCTTTATCGGGGTCTTTATCATGGTGTCCGAGATTCATGTCGGCGTTGGATTGAATACGCCTGCCATGGTTGTCAGCATCGTCCATTCGTGGTTGTTAGAGGTTTTACCAATCATAATGCTCACACAGTTCATGAGTTTCGACCAGAACGCCATCTGGTGGACCATATCGGCTGCCGGGATAGTATCTTCCATTATTTTCTATGCCTACTATCGCAGAGGGCGCTGGCTGACGGTCGAGGTTTAGGCGATTCGTTCCGGCGAAACTTCTTGACATTTCCTTGATTATACTTTACTTATAGAAAAGGACCATTTAAGGTATTGTATACCTATGAGGTCTTCTGCGTTCGCTATACGACAGGC
The sequence above is drawn from the Candidatus Zixiibacteriota bacterium genome and encodes:
- a CDS encoding MATE family efflux transporter, with translation MFEPVEKERKDYTEGSITSSIVKMGLPSMFGFLSQNIYSLVDTFWVSRLPEKESGVAAVTFFATILWLFFSFNQLVGPGSVAIISRRYGEKDYDNAEKAIKETLFLKLFFGILFGIVGYFFVDRMLLLMGAEGLALTEGIAYGQVMFIGMPIMFATYSIYTAMRGVANPQMAMYLMIASNLMNLILDPIIMFGYFGLPALGIRGAAIASVASFTLTLAVGLLFFYGDFTNVRLHLRGKVAMSAQSMWKMVKIGVPAWFGDMSFSGARLVITPLIAAFGTKVVAAYGVGNQVTHFGIMILVGIGLGLSSLIGHNLGGKKFERAKKTADQSILLGTAIMLVFGILNFVFAESVMRLFFESDDTVRYGVIMLRIFAISFPFIGVFIMVSEIHVGVGLNTPAMVVSIVHSWLLEVLPIIMLTQFMSFDQNAIWWTISAAGIVSSIIFYAYYRRGRWLTVEV